AGCTCGAACTCGCTCACGTTGCCGGCCAGCCATTGCCGCTGTTCGGGCGAGAGCGTGGCGAACAGCGGCATCTCGAACAGCGCCCGCAGATCGCTCATAGTTTGCTCACAGGTTGGCCAGGTACTGGTGGATGAAGTGCACGCTGATCGAGCCTTCCCCGACGGCCGCCGCGACGCGCTTGATGGAATCCGCGCGCACGTCGCCGGCTGCGAAGACCCCGGGGACGCTCGTCTCCAGCAGGAACGGTTCGCGCTCGAGCTGCCAGGCGGACGCGGCCGAGCGCCGGCCTTCCTTCAGCAGCGTGCGGCCGGTCACGAGAAAGCCGTGTTCATCGCGTTCGACGACGCCTTCCAGCCAGTCCGTGCAAGGCACCGCGCCCGTGAAGACGAACAGGCCGCTCGCCGGGACGACCTCGGTGCTGCCGGTATTGAGGTCGCGCAGCGTGATTTCCGCGAGGTGGCCTTGCCCCGCCACGGCCTCGACGACCGTGCACGGTCGTACCCGGATGTTCGGCGTCTCGTCGATCTGTTCGAGCAGGTAGCGCGACATGCTCGCGCTCAGTTCCGATCCCCGATACAGCAGCGTCACCGTGCGCGCGTACTTGCTGAGAACGATCGCGCCCTGCCCGGCCGAGTTGCCTGCGCCGACCACATACAGGTCCTGGTTCGCACAGGCGAGCGCCTCGGACATGACTGCGCCGTAGTACACGCCGGCCCCGGTCAATGCCTCGATGCCCGCGGCCTCGAGCCTGCGGTATGACACGCCACTCGCGACCACCAGCGCGAGGCAGCTCACTTCGGCACCGTCGGACAGTTTGACGAATTTGTAGGGCGCCTCGATGCGCAGCCCGACCACCTCCCTCGTCAGAATCATTTCGGCACCGAAGCGCTTCGCCTGCGTCAATGCGCGCCGCGACAACTCCGCGCCGCTGACCCCGGCGGGAAAGCCGAGATAGTTGTCAATGTGCGAACTGGTGCCGGCCTGACCGCCGGGCGCTTCGCGTTCGACGATCGCGACGCGCAATCCTTCCGATGCGCCGTAGACCGCCGCCGCGAGCCCGGCCGGGCCGCCGCCGACGATCGCGAGGTCGTAGAACGGCGTCGTCGAGTGCGTGCTGATGCCGACCTGCTCGGCGAGAAGTGCGCTGCTGGGCCGGCTCAGCACGGTCCCGTCCTCGAAGATCAGCACCGGGAGCTGCCGCAGCGACGGGCTCACGGAGTCGAGCAGCGCGTCGGCCTCGACGTTGCGTTCGACATCGACCCAGCGATAGGGGATATGGTTGCGCGCCATGAAATCGCGCAACTGGTGCCCCTGCGGCGACCACCGGTGATCGATCAGCCGCACGCCCTGAAATGCCGGGTGGAACGAAGCCTGCCAGTCGTTCAGCAGATCGTCGAGCACCGGGTAAAAGTTCTGTTCCGGCGGGTGCCACGGTTTGAGCAGGTAGTGATCGAGATGCACGGTGTTGATCGCCCGGATCGCCGCATCGGTGTCGGCGTAGGCGGTCAGAAGCACGCGCTTGGCCTCCGGGAACAACGCGATCGCCCGCTCGAGGAATTCGATGCCGCTCATCTGTGGCATGCGCTGGTCCGCGAGAAACAGCGCCACCGGGCGGTCCTGCACGCGCAGTTCCTGGGCCGCCGCGAGCGCTGCCTGTCCGGAGTCGGCGCGCACGATCTGGTAATGCTCCCCATACGCGAGCCGCAGGTCGCGCGCGACCGCCCCGACCACGGCTGGGTCGTCGTCGACGGCGATGATGACGGGCTTTTCCATCGCGTTAAGCGTGCAACTGGATACGGGCCATTGCGCACGTTGCGCCGCCCTACCTCACTGAATCAACATTCTAGACCGTCCCGGCACCAATTGATCGTGCAACCGGTCGCATTGATGAAGCGGGCCTTCCTGTGACGGGTCGCCGTATTCGGCACGTAAACCATACAGATAGCTCGGTGCGACAGGCCACTGGTAAACGTCAATCTGGCGGTTCCCGGCTGATTTTGCCGTGCAACTGCCGTCGGCCCCGCGGCGATAAAATCGACGAGGCGGTAGCGATCAACTACGTGGGGTTTCAGGAGTTAGCAACCATGGAATGGACAGACGCACGACCCGTAGTGCCCGGCTACTACTGGGTGCGGTTTACGGACGACCGGTCGCCGAAGCAAACCATCGGGGAAGTCGCAGACGTGCCCGGAAACGGTTCACGGCAGTTGGTTGTGATCCTTCTCGGCGACGACGAAATATTGGAACTGGACGATCCGTTCTTCGACCTCGCACTGTTTGCTGGACCGATGGAACCGCCGTGATGGAATGACCGCACGCCCGCGATTCAGCACTGGATCGCGCGGCTGATCGGGCCGGGCCATCGGCTTCTGCGCGGGATCCTGCTGCAACGGATGACGACAAGATCGTTCTGGTTCGCGCGTCGCATGGAGACACGCCGCAAGCCTGCTCGCATTGCGCCAGCTACGAAGCGGGATGGGCAAGCAGATTCGTGACGAAGCCGTTCAGTTCGGTTTCACCAGCATCGGTGATCGCCCAGTAGTTCATCCCTGCCGCACTCCAGTGAGCGAGGTGATAGCCCTGCTGCTGATGGATGTGAGGAGGCGGGGCGCCCGCGTCGTTGCCCGGCCACACATAAAGATTGATCGGATGCAGCTTGTAGCGATAGACCATCACAGCTACCGACCGCCCATTGAGGTAGTCGAGCCGGCCGCCGACCAGCGGATACCCCTGCTGCGCAAGATCGACCACAGGCGGCGCGAAGTCCAGCTTGCCGTCGAACCACGGCTTGACCGTATGCCGGTCGGTTGAAACCACATCCGAGAGGTGATTGAACTGCAGCGAGCGAATATGGTCGTCCACGAGTTCCTGCGTCAGGCGCGTCTCACCCGACGGCGCCGAGAGGTACAGGCCAGCGCTCCACGTGAGCGCAATGACACTGAAAGCCATCGCGCCAACCGGTGCCCAGCCCAATGACCGCCCGCTTGCCGTCCCGGCGAACCGGTCGACCAGCCGCTCCCACAGCGAGCGCCGGACCGGCAACGCGGCCTTGATACGCTTCACCAGTTCAGCCGGCGCGTCCACGCGCAAATCCGCCTGCCTGAGTTGGGCACTGACGCTGCGTTGCTGCTCATAGGCCTGCTGACACTGCTTGCAGCCGGCAAGATGGCGCTCGAATTCGAGCGACTCCGACAGGCTCAACTCCCGGTCGATATAGCCTGGCAGCAGTTCAAACGCCTGTTCGTGATCCATCACGCCTCCTGACCCGTCGGTGCGAGCAGCGCCGCGAGTTGCTGGCGTCCGCGCCCGAGGCG
The DNA window shown above is from Paraburkholderia sp. BL10I2N1 and carries:
- a CDS encoding anti-sigma factor; protein product: MDHEQAFELLPGYIDRELSLSESLEFERHLAGCKQCQQAYEQQRSVSAQLRQADLRVDAPAELVKRIKAALPVRRSLWERLVDRFAGTASGRSLGWAPVGAMAFSVIALTWSAGLYLSAPSGETRLTQELVDDHIRSLQFNHLSDVVSTDRHTVKPWFDGKLDFAPPVVDLAQQGYPLVGGRLDYLNGRSVAVMVYRYKLHPINLYVWPGNDAGAPPPHIHQQQGYHLAHWSAAGMNYWAITDAGETELNGFVTNLLAHPAS
- a CDS encoding FAD-dependent oxidoreductase; the protein is MEKPVIIAVDDDPAVVGAVARDLRLAYGEHYQIVRADSGQAALAAAQELRVQDRPVALFLADQRMPQMSGIEFLERAIALFPEAKRVLLTAYADTDAAIRAINTVHLDHYLLKPWHPPEQNFYPVLDDLLNDWQASFHPAFQGVRLIDHRWSPQGHQLRDFMARNHIPYRWVDVERNVEADALLDSVSPSLRQLPVLIFEDGTVLSRPSSALLAEQVGISTHSTTPFYDLAIVGGGPAGLAAAVYGASEGLRVAIVEREAPGGQAGTSSHIDNYLGFPAGVSGAELSRRALTQAKRFGAEMILTREVVGLRIEAPYKFVKLSDGAEVSCLALVVASGVSYRRLEAAGIEALTGAGVYYGAVMSEALACANQDLYVVGAGNSAGQGAIVLSKYARTVTLLYRGSELSASMSRYLLEQIDETPNIRVRPCTVVEAVAGQGHLAEITLRDLNTGSTEVVPASGLFVFTGAVPCTDWLEGVVERDEHGFLVTGRTLLKEGRRSAASAWQLEREPFLLETSVPGVFAAGDVRADSIKRVAAAVGEGSISVHFIHQYLANL